In Euzebya sp., one DNA window encodes the following:
- a CDS encoding HNH endonuclease, translating into MPTRDGTPPGGDQLSSSARLGVIVVRDGDGCVWCARPFDDRTPPTREHVIPRVKGGPSWLENEVAACARCNRERGHATPVQWLEEVRLRGRSPRPDVIEAALVRMAERVREHGGARRARKALWSELRKLGRQDLIP; encoded by the coding sequence ATGCCCACGCGCGACGGCACCCCGCCGGGTGGCGACCAGCTGTCCTCGAGCGCCCGGCTGGGCGTGATCGTGGTGCGCGACGGCGACGGCTGCGTGTGGTGCGCCCGGCCGTTCGACGACCGCACGCCGCCGACGCGCGAGCACGTCATCCCGCGGGTCAAGGGCGGGCCGAGCTGGCTCGAGAACGAGGTCGCCGCCTGCGCGCGCTGCAACCGCGAGCGGGGTCACGCGACCCCGGTGCAGTGGCTCGAGGAGGTGCGCCTCCGCGGACGGTCGCCGCGCCCCGACGTGATCGAGGCGGCGCTGGTGCGCATGGCCGAGCGGGTGCGCGAGCACGGCGGGGCGCGGCGGGCCCGCAAGGCGCTGTGGAGCGAACTGCGGAAGCTCGGCCGGCAGGACCTGATCCCCTGA